A region of Sphingomonas crusticola DNA encodes the following proteins:
- the proS gene encoding proline--tRNA ligase encodes MRLSRYFLPVMKESPADAQIVSHKLMLRAGLVRQTAAGIYAWLPLGLRVLQRIEQIVREEQDRAGAIELLMPTLQSADLWRQSGRYDDYGAEMLRIRDRHDRDMLYGPTNEEMITAIFRDAARSYRDLPRTLYHIQWKFRDEVRPRFGVMRGREFLMKDAYSFDLDEAGARHSYNRMFVAYLNTFARMGLRAIPMQADTGPIGGDLSHEFIVLAPTGESEVFYHSNWEKPAELSNVDFDDVGGLQGIVGGYTADYAATDEKRDPAREAEAGEALRQSRGVEVGHIFYFGTKYSAAMGLKIQGQDGSEIVPQMGSYGIGVSRLMAAIIEAGHDDKGIIWPDAVAPYAVGLINMRADDEACAKAADELYAQLQAAGVDVLYDDRDERGGAKFATMDLIGLPWQIVIGPKGLANGIVELKRRATGEREELAPADAIARVKG; translated from the coding sequence ATGCGCCTTTCCCGTTATTTCCTGCCCGTGATGAAGGAATCGCCCGCCGACGCACAGATCGTCAGCCATAAGCTGATGCTGCGCGCGGGGCTGGTGCGCCAGACCGCCGCCGGCATCTACGCTTGGCTGCCGCTGGGGCTGCGCGTACTCCAGCGGATCGAGCAGATCGTGCGCGAGGAACAGGATCGCGCCGGCGCGATCGAACTGCTCATGCCGACGCTACAGTCGGCGGACCTGTGGCGCCAGTCGGGACGCTATGACGATTATGGCGCGGAGATGCTGCGGATCAGGGATCGTCACGATCGCGACATGCTGTACGGTCCCACCAACGAAGAGATGATCACCGCCATCTTCCGCGATGCCGCGCGTTCCTATCGTGATCTGCCGCGCACGCTTTACCACATCCAATGGAAGTTCCGCGATGAGGTTCGCCCGCGCTTCGGCGTGATGCGCGGGCGCGAATTCCTGATGAAGGACGCCTATAGTTTCGATCTCGACGAGGCGGGTGCCCGCCACAGCTACAACCGCATGTTCGTGGCCTATCTCAACACGTTCGCGCGGATGGGGCTGCGCGCCATCCCGATGCAGGCCGATACCGGCCCGATCGGCGGCGATCTCAGCCACGAATTCATCGTGCTCGCCCCGACCGGCGAGAGCGAGGTCTTCTATCATTCGAACTGGGAGAAGCCGGCCGAACTGTCGAACGTTGATTTCGACGATGTCGGCGGTCTGCAGGGGATCGTCGGTGGCTATACCGCCGATTATGCCGCGACCGACGAGAAGCGCGATCCGGCGCGCGAGGCCGAAGCCGGCGAGGCGCTGCGCCAGTCGCGCGGGGTCGAGGTCGGTCATATCTTCTATTTCGGCACCAAATATTCGGCCGCGATGGGCCTCAAGATTCAGGGCCAGGACGGGTCCGAGATCGTGCCGCAAATGGGCAGTTACGGCATCGGCGTCTCGCGGCTGATGGCCGCGATCATCGAAGCCGGCCATGACGACAAGGGCATCATCTGGCCCGACGCGGTCGCGCCTTATGCGGTTGGCCTGATCAACATGCGCGCCGACGACGAGGCCTGCGCCAAGGCTGCGGACGAGCTTTATGCCCAGTTGCAGGCCGCCGGCGTGGACGTTCTCTATGACGATCGCGACGAACGCGGCGGCGCCAAGTTCGCAACCATGGACCTGATCGGCCTGCCCTGGCAGATCGTCATCGGCCCCAAGGGCCTCGCCAACGGCATCGTCGAACTCAAGCGACGTGCGACCGGCGAGCGCGAGGAGCTTGCTCCCGCGGATGCGATTGCGAGAGTGAAAGGGTGA
- a CDS encoding glycosyltransferase family 9 protein: protein MNDPPTAQPARELAVQAQLLRDQGRWSEALNADFAAAQADPDNPGILHNLAVLLTKFGRLEEGEAVARRALALAPDAPILANTLAHNLLAQGRLTEAWPLHAARAQLPELNNGFPRNFPFPHWQGEVLSRKHIAIFPEQGFGDQIQLARFLPQMIARAGQVTLLTRPPLVALFERNFPGLHVVPAEGNTEFPDPDYWATMYDLPAMLRVGLDDVPAAPYLTAPAAAPAAADGFRVGLRETGNPDHIDDRFRSLPDAMAQYLRQALPGTIVDLDPARSGARDFEETAAIIASLDLVVSVDTAVAHLAGALGKPCLLLVSGFSPDWRWMFDRDDSPWYPRHRLYRSETDGNWEPAVTRLIADVRAIAAGGSGPTLP, encoded by the coding sequence GTGAATGATCCGCCGACTGCGCAACCGGCGCGCGAACTGGCCGTGCAGGCGCAGCTGCTGCGGGATCAGGGCCGCTGGTCCGAGGCATTGAACGCGGACTTCGCGGCCGCGCAGGCGGACCCGGACAATCCGGGGATCCTGCACAATCTCGCGGTGCTGCTGACCAAATTCGGTCGCTTGGAGGAGGGGGAGGCGGTCGCCCGTCGCGCCCTCGCGCTTGCGCCCGATGCGCCGATCCTTGCCAATACATTGGCGCATAACCTGCTGGCGCAGGGCCGCTTGACCGAAGCATGGCCGCTCCACGCCGCACGCGCGCAGCTGCCCGAACTCAATAACGGTTTTCCGCGAAACTTCCCGTTTCCGCACTGGCAGGGCGAGGTCCTTAGCCGCAAGCATATCGCGATTTTCCCGGAACAGGGCTTTGGCGATCAGATTCAACTCGCGCGCTTCCTGCCGCAGATGATCGCGCGCGCCGGGCAGGTGACATTGCTCACCAGGCCTCCGCTAGTTGCGCTGTTCGAACGGAACTTTCCGGGGCTGCATGTCGTGCCGGCAGAGGGCAATACCGAATTCCCCGATCCCGATTATTGGGCAACCATGTACGATCTTCCGGCCATGCTCCGGGTCGGCCTGGATGATGTGCCGGCCGCGCCTTATCTCACGGCGCCGGCGGCGGCGCCCGCTGCGGCTGACGGTTTCCGGGTCGGCCTGCGCGAGACCGGCAATCCCGACCATATCGACGATCGCTTCCGCTCGCTTCCCGACGCGATGGCGCAATACCTGCGGCAGGCCTTGCCGGGTACGATCGTCGATCTCGATCCCGCCAGGAGCGGCGCCCGCGACTTTGAAGAGACCGCGGCGATCATCGCGTCGCTCGATCTGGTGGTCTCGGTCGACACGGCCGTCGCCCACCTTGCGGGCGCGCTCGGCAAGCCCTGCCTGCTGCTCGTCTCCGGCTTCTCGCCAGATTGGCGCTGGATGTTCGATCGTGACGATTCCCCCTGGTATCCGCGCCATCGCCTCTATCGCAGCGAAACGGACGGAAATTGGGAGCCGGCGGTCACGCGGCTGATTGCCGATGTGCGCGCGATTGCGGCCGGTGGCAGCGGCCCCACATTGCCCTAG